CGCTGCGCGAATTCTACGCCGGTTCGCGCATCGTTGCCGTCGCCGACGAGGCGGTGCCCGATGAACTGCTGCTGCGGCAAGATGCGGCACCCGACGACGGCATGACCCTTCACGTCTTCGGCATTGATGGCGGCTTTCACGCGCGCCTCGTCGCGCGGCTCGACAATCTCGGCAAGGGGGCCAGCGGCGCGGCGATCCAGTCGCTCAATCTGATGGCCGGGCTCGACGAGACCACCGGCCTGCGCCTGCCCAATTGCTAGGCAGTCGCGCCCGCATGTTGTGCAGCGGCGGCGGATCACCGGCCCGCCCCCTTTCGCCCGCTTGCGGCTTCCCCTAGGCTGACAGCTCGAATCCCGGAGGCGCGAAGCTTGGCACGATTCTTGGATCGCACCTCGTCCCGGGAGATATTTCCGGACCGCCGGTCCGCGGGGCGCGTTGCCCTGCGCCTCCCGGCCGTTCATGCAAGGGGGCACCAGCGGTGAAAAAGATCGAAGCGATCATCAAACCGTTCAAACTGGACGAGGTGAAGGAATCGCTGCACGACGTGGGCGTTTCCGGGATCACCGTGACCGAGGCGAAGGGCTTCGGCCGGCAGAAGGGGCACACCGAACTCTACCGGGGCGCCGAATACGTCGTCGACTTCCTGCCCAAGGTGAAGCTGGAGGTGGTCGTCGCCGACGATGTCGCCGACCGCGTCGTGGAAGCGATCGCGAACACCGCCCAAACCGGCCGGATCGGCGACGGCAAGATTTTCGTCTCCACGATCGAGAGCGCGCTGCGCATCCGAACCGGAGAAACCGACAACGACGCGATCTGACCCGATCGCATACATCCGACCTATCGCTATCAAGAAGGGAAACAGCAGCATGGCTTCCGCAAAAGACGTCCTGAAGCAGATCAAGGAAAACGAGGTCGAATGGGTCGACCTGCGCTTCACCGATCCCAAGGGCAAATGGCAGCACCTGACCATGGTCGCCGGCATCCTGACCGAGGACGAGCTCGAAGACGGGCTGATGTTCGACGGCTCTTCCATCGCGGGCTGGAAGGTCATCAACGAAAGCGACATGATCCTGAAGCCCGACCTGAACCGGGTGTACATGGACCCGTTCAGCGCGACGCCGATGATGATCGTGTTCTGCGACATCGTCGAACCGAGCACCGGTGAATGGTACGCGCGCGACCCGCGCACCACCGCGAAGCGCGCCGAGGAATACCTCAAGTCCACGGGCATCGGCGACACCGTCTATGTCGGCCCCGAGGCGGAATTCTTCATGTTCGACGACGTGAAGTTCGAGGATGGTTATGCCGGATCGGGCTATCGCATCGACGATATCGAGCTGCCGACCAACTCCAGCCGCGATTACGAGGCGGGCAACATGGCGCACCGTCCGCGCGCCAAGGGCGGCTATTTCCCCGTCGCCCCGGTCGACAGCGCGGTCGATATCCGTGGCGAGATGGTTTCGACCATGATCGAGATGGGCCTCAACTGCGACAAGCATCACCACGAAGTCGCCGCCGCGCAGCACGAGCTGGGCCTGACGTTCTCCACGCTGGTGGAAACGGCCGACAACATGCAGATCTACAAGTATGTCGTGCACCAGGTCGCGCACGCCTACGGCAAGTCGGCGACCTTCATGCCCAAGCCGATCAAGGACGATAACGGGTCGGGCATGCACACCCACATGTCGATCTGGGACGATGGCAAGCCGACCTTCGCGGGCAACGGCTATGCCGGTCTGTCGGACAACTGCCTGTATTACATCGGCGGCGTCATCAAGCATGCCAAGGCGCTGAACGCCTTCACCAACCCGACCACCAACAGCTACAAGCGGCTGGTGCCGGGTTTCGAGGCACCGGTGCTGCTCGCCTATTCGGCGCGCAACCGCTCCGCGTCGTGCCGCATCCCTTATGGTGCGGGCGACAAGGCGAAGCGCGTGGAGTTCCGCTTCCCCGACGCGATGGCCAACCCCTATCTCGCTTATGCGGCGCTGCTGATGGCGGGCCTCGACGGGATTCAGAACAAGATCCATCCGGGCGAGGCGATGGACAAGAACCTCTACGATCTGCCGCCCGCCGAGCTGGCCGAGGTGCCGACGGTCTGCGCCAACCTGCGCGAAGCGCTGGAAAGCCTGGAGGCGGACCACGAGTTCCTGCTGAAGGGCGACGTGTTCACGAAGGACCAGATCGAGGCCTATATCGAGCTCAAGTTCGAAGACGTCGTGCGCTGGGAAACCACCCCCAGCTCGGTCGAGTTCGACATGTATTACAGCTCTTAACATAAACCGGAACACGGCTGACCAGCGATGGGCGTTCGGAGCGATCCGGACGCCCCAATTTTTCGCATAAGCGTGAAGTATGCCTTAAGCGGCCAAGGCGCGCATCGGATACCGGATACCTTTTGATATCGTTAATGACTCACCGGTTGCCCAAACGATTTCCATCGGTCACAATGTCGAAATCGCGGAACCCATATCTTGGCAGATAGCGAAGAGCGCGCATGGCTGCGTCGCATTGCGCTCGATGCGCCCAAGAACTTCAAAAGGTGTATTAATGTCCAATTTCCGTCATCACCTAGCAATACTCGCTTTCGGCGCCGCTACAGCGAGTGTGGCAACGCCGGCATGGGCCGACTGGCGAGTTGTAGAAACCGAGCACTTCAAGTATTATAGCGAAGCTCCGGCTGATGAATTACTCGAGACAGTAAAGCGGATGGAAACATTCGACACCTTGGTCCGTGCTCTGACTAATAACCAAAAACCCTCGAGCCCTGTAAAGGTCACAATGTTCGAGGTGGCCACGATGGATGATGTAAACCACACTTTCCCTTACCCTTCGGAGGGGGTCGGCGGTTACTATAGCAGTACAACCGAGGGACCATTTCTTGTTACCTTCCGCAATACGCTTCGTACAGGGATGAAAAGCGCCCGAAAGGCGGCAAGGCAATCCTACGCTTGGGGGCCGGAGGTCCGCCAGCACGAGTATCTGCATCATTACATGTATCAGTATTTCAATGCTAACTATCCAAGTTGGTACTCGGAGGGATTTGCAGAATATTATGGTAGCATGCAGTTCCCGGAACCTAACATCGTTGAAATAGGGCACGCGCCGTTTTTCCGTGTCGATACTATTAGAAACGGCTCCTGGATCGATGCGAGAGAGTTGCTTACAGCTAAATCATACGGCGACGTCAACGACGTCTCCGCCCTTTATGCCGAAGGATGGCTCCTCACGCATCTCGCGGCGCAGAACCCAGAACGTGGCACGCAACTGCAAATGTACTTGAATTCCGTTGCCTCGGGTACCGATTATGAACAGGCAGCCAAGCAAGCGTTCGGCAATTTCGACGCGCTGAATTCGGATCTAAAAAAGCATCTCAAAAACATAAATGCAATGCGTTTATCCCTTAAGCCGATGGAACTGGGTGATTTTGAGGTTAGAGATCTGAGCCCAGTAGAAGACAAGCTGATGCGCTACCAAGTCCGATTATATTCAGGATACGAAGTATCGGATTTGCCGCAGATCATCTCGGCTGTTCAAGCTATAAGAACTGAAGATCCCGACAATCTTATGGGGCTTGGTATTCAGGCTAAGCTTCAGAACCTTGACGGAAAGTATGCAGATGCTCTGGCGAGTTCCAAGCGTTTGCTTGAGCTTGACGACAATAACGTCATTGGGCTGACGGAAAAAGGTAAGGCCATGGTGGGATTGCTCGACAGTTCCGCGAACGAAGCGGCGTGGGAGGAGGCTAGGGCTCCGTTGCTCGCAGCAATAGAAGCTTCGAAGACCGCAACAGAGCCCCGGGTCGCCTTTTTCAAATCATACCTCACTCAGGGCATCCTACCGTCAGTTGCCGCGCAAAACTATATGGTTCAGGCTTTCGATCTTTTGCCGCAAAACGACGAAATCCGTTATCTGGTCGCTAGGGATTTCGAACAGCGCGGTATGCTGGATGATGCGGTTGCGGTCATAGAACCTGCTGCTTACGGAACCTTCGATGGCGACGAAGGCAAGAAGCGCAGGCGCGAGCGCCTCATGAAGCGATTCGCCGAGAAGTATACGAACATCCAGAACTACGAGAGCCCGCTTGAAATGCTAAATCGTCTTCGAGAAAAGCAAGGCAAGACTATAGAGGCTGATCCCGAGGTCGATAGCGAGTGAGGTTGTCTCACATTCGCTATTCAGAAGACTTTATGATCTGAGTGGAGAATCTCCCCAGCGCCTACAGGGTCCCTCTATTTCGGATCTTGCAGGTCGCCTATAGGGTAACGATGGTGAGCGTTCATTGACTATAGCGACTGCGTGGTCCGTCCGCACTTCGAGCGTCGTTACTCCTCGCTTATGCGGCGCTGCTGATGGCGGGCCTCGACGGGATTCAGAACAAGATCCATCCGGGCGAGGCGATGGACAAGAACCTCTACGATCTGCCGCCCGTCGAGCTGGCCGAGGTGCCGACGGTCTGCGCCAACCTGCGCGAAGCGCTGGAAAGCCTGGAGGCGGACCACGAGTTCCTGCTGAAGGGCGACGTGTTCACGAAGGACCAGATCGAGGCCTATATCGAGCTCAAGTTCGAAGACGTCGTGCGCTGGGAAACCACCCCCAGCTCGGTCGAATTCGACATGTATTACAGCTCGTAAGCGCGGGCCTCCCGATACTGAAAAGGGGGCGCCGGAGTCGATCCGGCGCCCCCTTTTTCATGCCGCCCGCCAGACGGAACTCAGCGCGGTTTCAGCAAGCCGCGCGTGGCACACACGCCGAACGCGGCGACGAGCAGCACCGCCCACAGCATGGTGAGCCAATCGAGTGCGGCCGGACCGGTGATCATGCCGAGATGCGCCAGCAGGGTCCATGTCCCGCCGGTCAGCACTGTCAGATAGAACGCCATCGCCGCGGCTTCCCGCGAAATCGCGCGCATGAACTCGTCCTGCCGTTTCGCCGTCCCCACGGATGTTATTACGAATATCAGCATGGCGATCGCGAACCCCGCCAGCGCGACGGGAGCGGCTATCGGACCCGCCGGGGCTGCCAGCGCCGCGATCATCAGCGCGATCCCCGCCGCCATCATGCCCGCCGAGGCGAAAGCCAGCTGCACGCGCTGCTCGCGCAGTTCGTCGCTGTCCTCGACATTCAGGAAACGGGCACCCAAGTTCGGGATGAACAGGCCCAAGCCGAGGGCCAGCCCCGTGACGATGTAGACGAGGGCGACCAGCCCGGCGATCTCCCCGCTTTTACCCAACTGGTCGAACGTCCCGTCGACGAGCGACAGGAAGAGGAACGACGAGAGCCCGCCGCACACGGCGCCCACCCCCAGCGAAAACGCGAACTTGCGCCATTTGCGGACTTCTCCGCTGGTGCGATCTTCAATCTTCATCATCTTGCGGCTCCCAGTCGTCCTTGAAAAGATCCGGCACGCTCACGCCGAACAGCTTCGCCATGCGCAGCGCCAATGGCAGCGAGGGATCGTATTTGTCCGTTTCGACGGCGTTGATGGTCTGGCGCGAAACGCCCAGCCGGCGGGCCAGCTCTCCCTGGCTCCATCCCCGCCGCTCCCGCTGTTCCTTCAGCATGTTACGCATTGGTCCGCGATCTCCCTTGCCTGACAAGAACTCTTTACTGACAAGAGTTCTTGACTGTCAAGAGCTCTTGTCAGACGAGGTTTGCAAGTTCCGGAACCATCCCGCTCGAGGCCGCGTTGCGGAGTCAAAGGAGTCTAACAAATGCGAAGTTTGATCGCCGGTATCGCGCTCGTCGCGGTGGCGAGCGGGCTCGCGCAGGCGCGACCCGACCAGCAAGGTACAAAGCCCGCCGCTTCAAAAGCGGCCGATAAACCAGGAAATAATGCGCGCCCCTCACCCAAGGTGCGCGCGACTACCGGCAGTGAACGACCCGAAATTTCCCTCTCCGTCCCCAAGGTCGCCGAGGCACAAAAAGAACGCGCAAAAGCCGCTGCCCGAAACGCACATAAGGTCTCGGCCGGTGAAGGCGGTAAAGACACGGTCCGGGCCAGACCGCAGGACGTTCGCCAGCCCGCCGGGCGAACCCCATCACCCCCGTCCAGGCCATCGCCGGTCCGTCGGGTGGTAGTGAAACCCAAGCCGGCGAAGACCGCTTCGGTCGCATCGATGAAGGACATGCAACGCTTCGCGGCGCGACAGCTCGCGCCGCTGAGGGGCTGCCCGCCCGGCCTCGCCAACAGAGAGAACGGCTGCATGGCCCCGGGGCTGCTTCAATCCGCAACGCGCCGGTTCTCTCCATCCCATTTCGGTATGCGCGCCCCCTCCCAGGACGGCTTTTATTTGCGGGACGGTTATCTCGTCCGGATCGATGCGCGGGACCGCATCTCCAGCTATATCCCGCTGCTGGGCGGCGCGCTGTCGATCGGGTCGATCTGGCCGCAGGCATACGTGCCGGTCACCGTTCCGGACTATTATCGCAACTTCTACGACCTCGGCCCCGACAACAGCTATCGCTACGCCGACGACGTCATCTACCGGGTGGATCCGTCCAGCGAGGCGATCATAGCGGTCGCGGCAATCCTGACGGGCGACCGGGTATCGGTCGGCGACCGGCTGCCGGCGGGTTACGACGTCTACAACGTCCCCCTGGGTTATCGCGACCGGTATGCCGACACCAGGAACGCGAATTATCGCTACGGAGATGGCTACATCTATCGCGTCGATCCCCGGACCCAAGTGGTGAACGCGGTCATCGAGCTGCTGACATGAGAGCCTCGCGAAAACTGATTTGCGCTCTGTTCGCGGCGACCGGTTTGACGCTGAGCGCGTGCGACAACGATCGAACAGCGACGCCGCCCGAGAGCCTGCCGACCGAAACGCTCGCGACGGCGGTGGCGAGCACCGCGGATTTGTCCGATTTCGCGGCCAT
Above is a genomic segment from Erythrobacter sp. 3-20A1M containing:
- the glnA gene encoding type I glutamate--ammonia ligase, whose product is MASAKDVLKQIKENEVEWVDLRFTDPKGKWQHLTMVAGILTEDELEDGLMFDGSSIAGWKVINESDMILKPDLNRVYMDPFSATPMMIVFCDIVEPSTGEWYARDPRTTAKRAEEYLKSTGIGDTVYVGPEAEFFMFDDVKFEDGYAGSGYRIDDIELPTNSSRDYEAGNMAHRPRAKGGYFPVAPVDSAVDIRGEMVSTMIEMGLNCDKHHHEVAAAQHELGLTFSTLVETADNMQIYKYVVHQVAHAYGKSATFMPKPIKDDNGSGMHTHMSIWDDGKPTFAGNGYAGLSDNCLYYIGGVIKHAKALNAFTNPTTNSYKRLVPGFEAPVLLAYSARNRSASCRIPYGAGDKAKRVEFRFPDAMANPYLAYAALLMAGLDGIQNKIHPGEAMDKNLYDLPPAELAEVPTVCANLREALESLEADHEFLLKGDVFTKDQIEAYIELKFEDVVRWETTPSSVEFDMYYSS
- a CDS encoding helix-turn-helix transcriptional regulator; its protein translation is MRNMLKEQRERRGWSQGELARRLGVSRQTINAVETDKYDPSLPLALRMAKLFGVSVPDLFKDDWEPQDDED
- a CDS encoding M48 family metallopeptidase; translated protein: MSNFRHHLAILAFGAATASVATPAWADWRVVETEHFKYYSEAPADELLETVKRMETFDTLVRALTNNQKPSSPVKVTMFEVATMDDVNHTFPYPSEGVGGYYSSTTEGPFLVTFRNTLRTGMKSARKAARQSYAWGPEVRQHEYLHHYMYQYFNANYPSWYSEGFAEYYGSMQFPEPNIVEIGHAPFFRVDTIRNGSWIDARELLTAKSYGDVNDVSALYAEGWLLTHLAAQNPERGTQLQMYLNSVASGTDYEQAAKQAFGNFDALNSDLKKHLKNINAMRLSLKPMELGDFEVRDLSPVEDKLMRYQVRLYSGYEVSDLPQIISAVQAIRTEDPDNLMGLGIQAKLQNLDGKYADALASSKRLLELDDNNVIGLTEKGKAMVGLLDSSANEAAWEEARAPLLAAIEASKTATEPRVAFFKSYLTQGILPSVAAQNYMVQAFDLLPQNDEIRYLVARDFEQRGMLDDAVAVIEPAAYGTFDGDEGKKRRRERLMKRFAEKYTNIQNYESPLEMLNRLREKQGKTIEADPEVDSE
- a CDS encoding P-II family nitrogen regulator; this encodes MKKIEAIIKPFKLDEVKESLHDVGVSGITVTEAKGFGRQKGHTELYRGAEYVVDFLPKVKLEVVVADDVADRVVEAIANTAQTGRIGDGKIFVSTIESALRIRTGETDNDAI